In a single window of the Dysgonomonas mossii genome:
- a CDS encoding glycosyl hydrolase 115 family protein, with the protein MNNIKYILLTLCLFPLILFAQADQFVSFSDKDKEDVFTLVKPFVATPILIDNNIDSGILKAITNLSVDIDKVTGVSPILKVDKVSAEETVLLIGTIGKSKYIDDLVKNKKINASELQGKYEKYLIQTVQNPFEGVKEALVIAGSDKRGTIYGIYELSKQIGVSPWYYWADVPIKKQQYIYIKRGKYTEGEPAVRYRGIFLNDEAPALSGWANATFGGFNCKFYEKVFELILRLKGNFLWPAMWGSAFYDDDPQNGVLANEMGIVMSTSHHEPMAMAQSDWHRYVKRNNLPNIWDYTKNTKALQESWRFGMKRAKDWEKVVTVGMRGDGDEAMSEDTNIALLEKIVKDQRKIISEVTGKKPEETPQVWALYKEVQDYYDQGMRVPDDVTLLFCDDNWGNVRKLPEINSKPHKGGYGMYYHFDYVGAPRNSKWININPIQRVWEQMNLTYTHGVDRIWVVNVGDLKPMEYPISFFLDMAWNPSQFNPHNLLDHTEKWCEQQFGSTYAKEAARLINLYSKYNRRVTPELLNDKTYSLENYNEFETVMNDYRNLVIDAMRLYYLMPSEYKDAFDQLVLFPINACSNLYEMYYAQAKNKLYAAKKDVQANYWADKVKDCFKRDSLLTVHYNQTIAGGKWPHMMDQVRIGYRSWNNPPKSIMPKVEYIMQTTDYKNKVFVEKNGYVSIEAGNYSRLNNSDKIHWDIIPDMGKTKSAMATFPQNIYPKENDNIYLEYDIDFESTGDFNVHLLLSPTLNFNANKGLRYAISFDGRNEQIVNFNGHYKGELGLWQAEAIIKSTTKHTITEKGKHTLRFRVLEPGIVLQKILIDTGGLKPSYLGAPESELK; encoded by the coding sequence ATGAATAATATAAAGTACATTCTATTAACGCTCTGCTTATTCCCTTTGATTTTATTTGCTCAAGCAGATCAATTTGTTTCATTCTCTGACAAAGACAAAGAGGACGTCTTTACTCTGGTAAAACCTTTTGTTGCCACACCTATATTGATCGATAACAATATAGACTCCGGAATACTGAAAGCAATAACGAACTTATCTGTGGACATAGATAAAGTGACAGGAGTATCTCCTATATTGAAAGTAGATAAAGTGTCTGCCGAAGAAACTGTATTGTTGATAGGCACTATAGGCAAGAGCAAATACATTGATGATTTGGTAAAAAACAAAAAGATCAATGCCTCAGAATTGCAAGGGAAATATGAGAAATATTTGATTCAAACGGTACAAAATCCTTTCGAAGGAGTAAAGGAGGCCTTAGTTATAGCTGGTAGCGATAAACGAGGTACCATATATGGTATATACGAACTGTCTAAACAAATAGGAGTTTCTCCTTGGTATTATTGGGCAGATGTTCCAATAAAAAAACAACAGTATATATATATAAAGAGAGGAAAATATACAGAAGGAGAACCTGCTGTAAGATACAGAGGCATATTTCTGAATGATGAAGCACCTGCCCTTAGTGGTTGGGCTAATGCAACATTTGGCGGATTTAATTGCAAATTTTACGAGAAAGTTTTTGAGCTAATCCTTCGCCTGAAAGGCAATTTCCTCTGGCCGGCCATGTGGGGAAGCGCATTCTATGACGACGATCCTCAAAACGGAGTTTTAGCAAACGAAATGGGGATTGTCATGAGTACATCTCACCACGAACCCATGGCTATGGCACAATCCGACTGGCATCGTTATGTAAAAAGAAATAACTTACCAAACATTTGGGACTATACTAAAAACACAAAAGCGCTACAAGAATCTTGGAGGTTCGGAATGAAGCGAGCTAAAGACTGGGAAAAAGTAGTAACAGTGGGCATGCGAGGCGATGGAGACGAAGCAATGAGCGAAGATACAAACATAGCTTTGCTCGAAAAAATAGTAAAGGATCAACGAAAGATAATAAGCGAAGTTACAGGAAAGAAACCGGAGGAAACACCTCAGGTTTGGGCGCTGTATAAAGAGGTGCAAGATTATTACGATCAGGGGATGCGAGTACCTGATGATGTCACACTTCTCTTCTGTGACGACAACTGGGGAAATGTACGAAAACTTCCCGAAATCAATTCGAAACCGCATAAAGGAGGATATGGAATGTACTATCACTTCGATTATGTAGGCGCTCCCCGAAACTCGAAGTGGATCAACATAAATCCGATACAACGTGTCTGGGAACAGATGAATCTTACTTACACACATGGAGTAGATCGTATATGGGTTGTTAATGTAGGGGATCTTAAACCAATGGAGTATCCAATCAGTTTCTTCCTCGATATGGCATGGAATCCCAGCCAATTTAATCCGCATAACCTTTTGGATCATACAGAAAAGTGGTGCGAACAGCAATTCGGAAGTACATACGCAAAAGAAGCGGCACGATTGATTAATCTTTACTCAAAATACAATAGACGTGTTACTCCTGAATTATTAAATGATAAGACTTACAGCCTTGAAAATTATAACGAATTTGAGACTGTAATGAACGATTATCGCAATCTGGTAATCGATGCTATGCGTTTATATTACCTCATGCCGAGTGAATATAAAGATGCATTCGATCAGCTGGTATTGTTCCCAATCAATGCATGTTCCAATCTTTATGAAATGTATTATGCTCAAGCAAAGAATAAATTGTATGCAGCTAAAAAAGATGTACAGGCTAATTATTGGGCCGATAAAGTAAAAGATTGTTTTAAGAGGGATTCATTACTGACTGTCCATTACAATCAGACTATAGCCGGAGGTAAATGGCCGCATATGATGGATCAGGTACGTATAGGATATAGAAGCTGGAACAATCCACCTAAAAGCATTATGCCTAAGGTAGAATACATAATGCAGACAACAGACTACAAGAACAAAGTTTTTGTTGAGAAAAACGGATATGTTTCTATTGAAGCGGGCAATTACAGTCGCTTGAATAATTCCGACAAGATACATTGGGATATAATACCGGATATGGGGAAGACAAAATCAGCCATGGCGACTTTCCCTCAAAATATCTATCCAAAAGAAAATGATAATATCTATCTCGAGTATGACATTGATTTCGAATCGACAGGAGACTTTAATGTACATCTATTACTTTCTCCGACATTGAACTTCAATGCGAATAAAGGGCTTCGTTATGCAATCTCATTTGATGGTAGGAATGAACAAATCGTAAATTTCAACGGGCATTACAAAGGCGAGCTTGGTCTATGGCAGGCAGAAGCTATAATTAAATCGACCACAAAGCATACGATAACAGAAAAGGGAAAACACACTCTTCGATTCCGCGTAT